One genomic window of Magnolia sinica isolate HGM2019 chromosome 3, MsV1, whole genome shotgun sequence includes the following:
- the LOC131239273 gene encoding uncharacterized protein LOC131239273 → MKYSSQWWMLSLAILLLTVSVHSSRTLLKNENGVKTAIFLSPAFVLGPGSVSNKEYLNVDFPRGHIALKDFNGEVIDEAGNPIPLYETYLHHWVLARYYSNSSAVDTNITFVRNAGVCQGDVLGQYYGLGSETRRTSTHVPDPYGVEVGNPAEIPNGYVERWYLNVHAIDTRGVVDRMGCAECRCNLYNVTKDGSGSPLPKDYIGGLRCCYDQTQCRLRESFEDVKRKLYLRYTVKWVDWHDSIVPVKIYIFDVTDSGKRTNSTSENDRLGCKVEYDVEPCGAADMGKSHCVDSKKMSIVMPRGGDVIYGVAHQHWGGVGSTLHGQDGRVICSSIPIYGNGKEAGNEDGYIVGMSTCYPKPGSVKISDGEVLTLKSNYSSSQIHTGVMGLFYILVADLPLKN, encoded by the exons ATGAAATACTCTTCTCAATGGTGGATGCTATCATTAGCAATTCTACTTTTAACCGTATCCGTTCATTCCTCGCGAACTCTTCTGAAAAATGAAAATGGGGTGAAAACTGCCATCTTTCTATCCCCTGCATTCGTTCTAGGACCAGGATCCGTGTCGAACAAAGAGTACCTCAATGTCGACTTCCCAAGAGGCCACATTGCTCTCAAGGACTTCAATGGTGAAGTGATCGATGAGGCGGGGAATCCTATCCCACTTTATGAGACTTATCTCCACCATTGGGTCCTGGCTAGATACTATAGTAACTCTTCAGCTGTGGATACGAATATCACCTTTGTGAGGAATGCTGGAGTTTGCCAGGGAGATGTGCTTGGGCAGTACTATGGGCTTGGATCAGAAACGCGACGGACTTCCACACACGTGCCGGACCCTTACGGTGTAGAAGTCGGGAATCCTGCTGAAATTCCAAATGGGTATGTGGAGAGGTGGTATCTGAATGTCCATGCAATTGATACGCGGGGTGTGGTTGATCGAATGGGGTGCGCCGAGTGTAGGTGCAATCTTTATAATGTGACGAAGGATGGAAGTGGTAGTCCTTTGCCAAAGGATTACATTGGTGGTCTTCGTTGTTGCTATGATCAGACACAGTGTAGGTTGAGAGAAAGCTTTGAGGATGTGAAGAGAAAGCTGTACTTGAGATACACTGTGAAGTGGGTCGACTGGCATGATAGCATTGTGCCTGTTAAGATATACATATTCGATGTAACGGATTCTGGGAAGAGAACAAATTCAACCAGTGAAAATGATCGACTCGGTTGCAAG GTCGAATATGACGTTGAGCCGTGTGGTGCGGCAGACATGGGCAAAAGCCATTGTGTAGATTCCAAAAAGATGAGCATCGTCATGCCTCGTGGGGGCGATGTTatctatggggtggcccaccagcaTTGGGGTGGAGTTGGTTCAACTCTTCATGGACAG GATGGCAGAGTTATATGCTCTTCAATACCAATCTATGGAAACGGGAAAGAAGCAGGGAATGAGGATGGCTATATTGTTGGGATGTCCACTTGCTATCCGAAGCCAGGGTCTGTTAAGATCTCAGATGGAGAGGTTTTGACTCTCAAATCGAATTATAGTAGCAGCCAAATACATACTGGAGTCATGGGCCTCTTCTACATCTTAGTAGCAGATCTGCCATTGAAGAATTGA